In a genomic window of Suricata suricatta isolate VVHF042 chromosome 12, meerkat_22Aug2017_6uvM2_HiC, whole genome shotgun sequence:
- the LOC115275095 gene encoding guanine nucleotide-binding protein G(s) subunit alpha — protein sequence MRILHVNGFNGDSEKATKVQDIKNNLKEAIETIVAAMSNLVPPVELANPENQFRVDYILSVMNVPDFDFPPEFYEHAKALWEDEGVRACYERSNEYQLIDCAQYFLDKIDVIKQADYVPSDQDLLRCRVLTSGIFETKFQVDKVNFHMFDVGGQRDERRKWIQCFNDVTAIIFVVASSSYNMVIREDNQTNRLQEALNLFKSIWNNRWLRTISVILFLNKQDLLAEKVLAGKSKIEDYFPEFARYTTPEDATPEPGEDPRVTRAKYFIRDEFLRISTASGDGRHYCYPHFTCAVDTENIRRVFNDCRDIIQRMHLRQYELL from the exons ATGAGGATCCTGCATGTTAATGGGTTTAATGGAGA CAGTGAGAAGGCCACCAAAGTCCAGGACATCAAGAACAACCTGAAAGAGGCCATTGAA ACCATCGTGGCCGCCATGAGCAACCTGGTGCCCCCCGTGGAGCTGGCCAACCCTGAGAACCAGTTCAGAGTGGACTACATTCTGAGTGTGATGAACGTGCCTGACTTTGATTTCCCTCCC GAGTTCTACGAGCACGCCAAGGCTCTGTGGGAGGACGAGGGGGTGCGCGCCTGCTACGAGCGCTCCAACGAGTACCAGCTCATCGACTGCGCCCAGTA CTTCCTGGACAAGATCGATGTCATCAAGCAGGCTGACTACGTGCCCAGTGACCAG GACCTGCTTCGCTGCCGCGTCCTGACTTCTGGAATCTTTGAGACCAAGTTCCAGGTGGACAAAGTCAACTTCCA CATGTTCGACGTGGGCGGCCAGCGCGACGAGCGCCGCAAGTGGATCCAGTGCTTCAACG ACGTGACTGCCATTATCTTCGTGGTGGCCAGCAGCAGCTACAACATGGTCATTCGGGAGGACAATCAGACCAACCGCCTGCAGGAGGCTCTGAACCTCTTCAAGAGCATCTGGAACAACAG ATGGCTGCGCACCATCTCTGTGATCCTGTTTCTCAACAAGCAAGACCTGCTCGCTGAGAAAGTCCTCGCTGGAAAATCGAAAATTGAGGACTACTTTCCAGAATTTGCTCGCTACACTACTCCCGAGGATG CTACTCCCGAGCCCGGAGAGGACCCACGCGTGACCCGGGCCAAGTACTTCATCCGCGACGAATTTCTG AGAATCAGCACTGCCAGTGGGGACGGGCGCCACTACTGCTACCCCCACTTCACCTGCGCTGTGGACACCGAGAACATCCGCCGTGTGTTCAACGACTGCCGTGACATCATCCAGCGCATGCACCTCCGCCAGTACGAGCTGCTCTAA